From Erinaceus europaeus chromosome 9, mEriEur2.1, whole genome shotgun sequence, one genomic window encodes:
- the LOC103117168 gene encoding olfactory receptor 2Y1-like, whose product MGWSNSSIEGFILLGFSDWPQLEPVLFVLISIFYSLTLLGNSTIIALSVLDPQLHTPMYFFLCHLSFLDLCYTTSTVPQLLINLHGPDHTITYGGCVAQLFIFLALASTECLLLLVMAFDRYAAVCRPLHYTTIMHPQLCQILALVTWLGGLVNSLTQTSLMMAMPLCGHPVLNHFFCEMPVFLKLACADTNRTEAKMFVVRTIILVIPTALILGSYVHIARAVLRVKSMSGRRKAFGTCGSHLLVVSLFYGSAIYTYLQPRSSYSENQGKFAALFYTIVSPMLNPLIYTLRNKDVKDAVRKVLRIG is encoded by the coding sequence ATGGGATGGTCCAATAGCAGTATTGAAGGATTCATTTTATTGGGGTTCTCAGATTGGCCTCAACTGGAACCAGTCCTTTTTGTCCTTATTTCGATTTTCTACTCTTTAACTCTCCTTGGCAACTCCACCATCATTGCCCTCTCTGTCCTGGACCCTCAGCTGCACacgcccatgtacttcttcctgtgCCACCTCTCCTTCCTGGACCTCTGCTACACCACCAGTACTGTGCCCCAGCTTCTGATCAACCTCCATGGGCCAGACCACACCATCACCTATGGAGGCTGTGTGGCCCAGCTCTTCATCTTTCTGGCCTTGGCATCCACTGAGTGTCTGCTCCTGCTGGTGATGGCTTTTGACCGTTATGCTGCGGTCTGCCGTCCACTCCACTACACGACCATCATGCATCCCCAGCTCTGCCAAATACTAGCTCTAGTCACCTGGCTGGGAGGCTTAGTGAATTCTCTGACTCAGACAAGCCTCATGATGGCCATGCCTCTCTGTGGTCATCCTGTTCTGAACCACTTTTTCTGTGAGATGCCTGTCTTCCTAAAGCTGGCCTGTGCAGACACAAACAGGACAGAAGCCAAGATGTTTGTGGTCAGAACAATAATCTTGGTTATTCCTACAGCGCTGATTCTAGGCTCCTATGTCCACATTGCTCGAGCTGTGCTCAGGGTCAAGTCCATGAGTGGGAGAAGGAAGGCCTTTGGGACTTGTGGATCCCACCTCCTGGTGGTCTCCCTTTTTTATGGCTCAGCCATCTACACATACCTCCAGCCCAGGAGCAGTTATTCTGAGAATCAGGGGAAGTTTGCAGCCTTGTTTTACACAATAGTTTCCCCCATGCTCAATCCTCTGATCTATACTCTACGGAACAAAGATGTGAAAGATGCAGTGAGGAAAGTATTAAGAATAGGTTGA
- the LOC103117169 gene encoding olfactory receptor 2Y1B-like, with product MGCSNRSIEGFILLGFSDWPQLEPVRFVLISIFYSLTLLGNSTIIALSVLDPQLHTPMYFFLCHLSFLDLCYTTSTVPQLLINLHGPDHTITYGGCVAQLFIFLALASTECVLLVVMSFDRYAAVCRPLHYTTIMHPQLCQILALVTWLGGLVNSLIQTSLMMAMPLCGVQILNHFFCEMPVFLKLACADTNGTEAKMLVARAIILVVPAALIVGSYVHIVRAVLRVKCMSGRRKAFGTCRSHLLVVSLFFGTGIYTYLQPKSSYSESRGKFAALFYTIVSPMLNPLIYTLRNKDVKEALKKVLGVVSDSG from the coding sequence ATGGGATGTTCCAATAGAAGTATTGaaggatttattttattgggtttcTCAGATTGGCCTCAACTGGAACCAGTCCGTTTTGTCCTTATTTCAATTTTCTACTCTTTAACTCTCCTTGGCAACTCCACCATCATCGCCCTTTCTGTCCTGGACCCTCAGCTGCAcacacccatgtacttcttcctgtgCCACCTCTCCTTCCTGGACCTCTGCTACACCACCAGCACTGTTCCCCAGCTTCTGATCAACCTCCATGGGCCAGACCACACCATCACCTATGGAGGCTGTGTGGCCCAGCTCTTCATCTTTCTGGCCTTGGCATCCACTGAGTGTGTACTCCTAGTGGTGATGTCTTTTGACCGCTACGCTGCAGTCTGCCGTCCACTCCACTACACGACCATCATGCATCCCCAGCTCTGCCAAATACTAGCTCTAGTCACCTGGCTGGGAGGCTTAGTGAATTCTCTGATTCAGACAAGCCTCATGATGGCCATGCCTCTCTGTGGTGTCCAGATCCTCAACCACTTTTTCTGTGAGATGCCTGTCTTCCTAAAGCTGGCCTGTGCAGACACCAATGGGACAGAAGCCAAGATGCTTGTGGCCAGAGCCATAATCTTGGTGGTTCCTGCAGCACTGATTGTAGGCTCCTATGTCCACATTGTTCGGGCTGTGCTCAGGGTCAAGTGCATGAGTGGGAGAAGGAAGGCCTTTGGGACTTGTAGGTCCCACCTCCtggtggtttctctcttttttggcaCAGGTATCTACACATACTTGCAACCTAAGAGTAGTTATTCTGAGAGTCGGGGCAAGTTTGCTGCTCTCTTTTACACAATAGTTTCCCCCATGCTCAATCCTCTGATCTACACCCTAAGGAACAAGGATGTGAAGGAGGCTCTGAAGAAGGTGTTAGGAGTAGTCAGTGACTCAGGGTAA